The Methanopyrus kandleri AV19 DNA segment ATGAATAGTGGGCGAGCGGACTGTTGCGCATTACGGTCCTTACGTCGTTAAGGAGATCAGAACGAACCAGGACAACCTGGACGCGATCCGTTCGTTACTGAAGTCCGCCGAGCGCCGTGGTCCTGGAAACGTGGGAGAAGTGGTTCCTCTCGATGTCTTCGACACGGACCGTGGGCTAGCCTCCGATCGCACCAGGCTGCTGGTGGCTCTACGGGAGGACGAGATCGTCGCTTGCGTCGCCGCGGATCCTCGGGAACGCATAGGTTCCGGTCCCAATCCCCACAACGTCTTCGGCCTCGTAGTGTCTCCGGAGGTGCGCGCCAGGTACCAGTTGGGACACGTCATGATCGCCGCCGCCCTGAAAACGCTCCGGGAAGAAGGTCTGAAGGTCGCACGAACCACTCCAATCAGACGCGCCTTACCGTTCTTCACGGGTATCCGCGCCGATCCCACTCATGTGTACCGGGAACTCGAGGTGAGGCTAAGGTGGTATCGTAGGACTGGGAGTGAGGAGTACTTGGAGCTAACCAGGGTACCGAGAGAGGTCCGTGAAGAGCTGGAGCTACTTCGAATTCGTA contains these protein-coding regions:
- a CDS encoding GNAT family N-acetyltransferase encodes the protein MGERTVAHYGPYVVKEIRTNQDNLDAIRSLLKSAERRGPGNVGEVVPLDVFDTDRGLASDRTRLLVALREDEIVACVAADPRERIGSGPNPHNVFGLVVSPEVRARYQLGHVMIAAALKTLREEGLKVARTTPIRRALPFFTGIRADPTHVYRELEVRLRWYRRTGSEEYLELTRVPREVREELELLRIRTVNARRDPTPFHRLDPEKPVHVFRSGVRSFTLIASLGDGDHGRRQRDIAHVQRAREPSKGDSQDRGGSGGRRLDR